From Rhinolophus sinicus isolate RSC01 linkage group LG15, ASM3656204v1, whole genome shotgun sequence, the proteins below share one genomic window:
- the LOC109439142 gene encoding olfactory receptor 1A1 produces the protein MREENQSSTLDFILLGVSGQRKQEDFFFILFLFIYPITLIGNLLIILAICSDIHLHKPMYFFLANLSFVDIFLSSVTIPKTLTNHILSTNIISFGGCLTQMYFMIALGNTDSYILAAMAYDRAMAISHPLHYTTIISPTTCVLLVVGSWVVGNANALLHTLLTASLSFCGNQEVANFYCDITPLLQLSCSDTHFNVKMMYLGVGVFSVPLLCIVISYVGAFSVVLRVSSSKGVLKSFSTCGSHLTVVSLFYGTVMGMYFRPLTSYNLKDAVMSVMYMAVTPMLNPFIYSLRNRDMKAALRKLFSKRISSLPM, from the coding sequence ATGAGGGAAGAAAACCAGTCCTCTACCCTGGATTTCATCCTTCTGGGAGTTAGCGGTCAGCGGAAACAGGAAGATTTCTTCTTCATCCTTTTCCTGTTCATTTACCCCATCACACTGATTGGAAATCTGCTCATCATCTTGGCTATTTGCTCTGACATTCACCTTCACAAgcccatgtatttttttcttgctaaccTCTCCTTTGTTGACATCTTCCTCTCTTCTGTAACCATCCCGAAGACACTGACCAACCATATCTTGAGCACCAATATCATCTCCTTTGGGGGATGCCTAACACAGATGTATTTCatgattgctttgggtaatacagatAGCTATATTCTGGCTGCAATGGCATATGATCGTGCGATGGCCATCAGCCACCCACTTCATTACACAACAATAATTAGCCCAACGACTTGTGTCCTGCTAGTTGTTGGGTCTTGGGTGGTTGGAAATGCTAATGCCCTCCTTCACACTCTGCTTACAGCTAGTCTGTCCTTCTGTGGCAACCAGGAAGTGGCCAACTTCTACTGTGATATTACCCCTTTGCTCCAGTTGTCTTGTTCTGACACCCACTTTAATGTGAAGATGATGTATTTAGGGGTTGGTGTTTTCTCTGTGCCGTTACTATGCATTGTCATATCCTATGTTGGGGCCTTTTCCGTGGTCTTACGTGTTTCATCCAGCAAGGGTGTGCTCAAATCCTTCTCCACCTGTGGCTCCCACCTCAcagttgtttctttgttttatgggACAGTCATGGGAATGTATTTCCGTCCCCTGACTAGTTACAATCTAAAGGATGCTGTGATGAGTGTAATGTACATGGCAGTGACCCCGATGTTAAATCCTTTCATCTATAGTCTGAGAAATAGGGACATGAAGGCTGCCCTGAGGAAATTGTTCAGCAAGAGAATCTCCTCATTACCAATGTGA